The genomic stretch ATGCTGTAATTGTTTTGAAGAAGTTTCTTCATTTTGAATAATTGTAGCAAGCGTTTCCTTGCTATATAGCGCTTGATAGGCTGCTACGTAATTGTGCCAGTTCTGCAAGTTGTTTACAGATGAAAAAGATTTTGCGCACCAGCCAATTGCCACAGCAAGCAAAGCGACTGCCGCTATTTTTTGCCAACCTTCAAAGAGGCTTGAACTATTGCTATTTGCTGATTTCAAAACCTGGGGCTTTTGTTGTGCCACAGCTGTTTCACTCAGGAAGTCAGGCAAAGGTTTATGCTTTTTTGCATTTTCTGCAATGGTTTCCATTGAACGAGAAAGCGCTTCTTTATCAAATTTTAGATTATTCAAGCGGTTTGCCAAACTCTCATCAGTGACGAGGGCGGCTTTAATAGCATCCATTGGAGCAAACTCGGCTTCTCCATCCAAATAAGCGACAAGCTCTTCATCACTAAATTTGTCTATCTGACTCATTTATTTAGCTCACTCATCTTTTTGGCTCACTCACCTTTTGATTTTCATCATCATTAAATTGGGTGGCTATTGCCTTACGGGCAACTGCCAAACGGCTCATTACTGTTCCAACTGGTATTTCAAGGGTTTCTGCTGCTTCTTTATAGCTAAATCCGTCCACATAGACCAAAATGACCGTTAGTTTTTGCGCTTCTGGCAATGCCTCTATAGCTAATAACACGTCTTTGCCCAAAATATTCATTTCTGGGTCTAAATTATTATCAGCAAGATCATATTCTTCAATTGGGGAGCATCCCTGGCCAGTTCTGGTTGATTGTGCCCTTATTTCATTGAGCCATAGCCTTTGTGCTATGCGAAAGACCCAGCCATTAAAATTAGTGTCTGCTTTATAGAGCTCAGCTTTTTCTAAAGCCCGAAGGCAAGCAGCTTGCGCCAGATCATCTGCTGCATGGGATGATCTAGTTAGAAACAAACAATAACGCCAGAGCTTGGGAAACAGTTGCCTCAGCTCTGCTCTTACCACTTCATAAGAATTTCTGTTCTTGCTCAAATGAATAATCCAAAGCTTAGACGTGTTGAAAGCCTATTAACATACAACTTCAAAGGCATTTTATCTGCGTTTTTCAATGCAAGTATCATGCATAAGTTTCTAGTGGAGATCAATTTTATGAAAAAATCAATAGCTCTTAAAATGATTGTATTTCTTGGGCTTCTAACTATTGGCTTTTCTGGACTGACTAACACCTCTATGGCCGGTGAAACTCCCTCCAAGGCTGGTACCAAGCAATATTTTGTAAACCTCAAAGATGGGGATGTTATTGCAAGTCCCTTTAAAGTTATTTTTGGATTAAGTGGAATGGGAGTGGCACCCGTTGGCGTGGCTAGAGCATTTTTTTAGATGCACTTATTTGAATGCTCTAGTTTCTTGTATTAGCGTTCCTTTTTTCCTAAAATCGGTATCCACTTTAAGGCGGAAACTTTAAGGCGAACACCGGTCATCATCATTTGTTTATTGACCGTGTGGCGCTTGAAAAAGGTGAAGATGGTGTTGATGAATATCTGGACAATATTCCAGCAGACGAGCAACACATTCATTTTGGTGGCGGCCAGACAGAGACTATTTTAAAACTTTCTCCTGGCAAGCACACTTTGCAACTGGCCCTAGCTGATGAAAATCACATTCCTCATAATCCGCCTGTATCCTCAAAAGTGATTACGATTACTGTGAAGTAACAATCCTACCGCGATCCATCGAACAATTCACTTGGGTTTGGCTTATTTGAGCCAAGCCCGAGTGTATCTCATTCCTTTTCTACATTATGCGTTTTTAATTCCTCTTAAATTAGCGCTGAGAAAATATTACTCATTTTTTTCTATTAGCGGGATTAAAGCCCTCCCTGTTGTGTTTTTCAATTATAGCAGACTTTCACTTTGGGCTTTATCTGGTTCTCCACAGATCGTTTTCATCCAGATACTCAAAAGGAATTTTTGCGAATATTAAATTCACAACCCTAATTCATTTGTAGAAAATGGAGCTTTTTATGAAACGTCCTGTCTTGATTGCTGGATTTCTCTTAGCTGTTTCAACCGGTCTCACTTTCACAGCTTTTGCGAAAGAAAAGGCTGTTCCACCGGCGCCAAATGGCATTGAAATTCCGAAAGACTATAAAAACTGGCGGCTGATTGCCCCGTCTTACCGTACTGACCATGGTAGCATTCGCGCTATTCTTGGTAATGATATTGCGATTGAAGCAGCTCGTGCTGGCAAAACGAGCCCTTGGCCCGATGGCGCTATCCTTGCCAAGATTGTTTGGAAAGAGCGCAAAGACGAGCATTGGGAACCCGCAATTGTTCCTGGCGAATTTATTCATGCGGAATTTATGATTAAAGGTGCCCAAAAATATGAAAAAACAGGTGGCTGGGGCTATGCGCGCTGGTTAGGTACTGAGCAAAAACCTTATGGCGAGGATGCTGAATTTGTCGAGGAATGCGTGGCTTGCCATACGCCCGTGAAGTCACGTGA from Hyphomicrobiales bacterium 4NK60-0047b encodes the following:
- a CDS encoding membrane protein; the encoded protein is MSQIDKFSDEELVAYLDGEAEFAPMDAIKAALVTDESLANRLNNLKFDKEALSRSMETIAENAKKHKPLPDFLSETAVAQQKPQVLKSANSNSSSLFEGWQKIAAVALLAVAIGWCAKSFSSVNNLQNWHNYVAAYQALYSKETLATIIQNEETSSKQLQHVTGVLGKKIELTQLTNVKGLNYKRAQILGFKGQPLIQLAFLSDEGKPVALCIIKASNNGQTKVINDVQQGLKAAHWKKGEYEYLLIGSNDAELIKSAATQFSKIL
- a CDS encoding sigma-70 family RNA polymerase sigma factor, whose amino-acid sequence is MFLTRSSHAADDLAQAACLRALEKAELYKADTNFNGWVFRIAQRLWLNEIRAQSTRTGQGCSPIEEYDLADNNLDPEMNILGKDVLLAIEALPEAQKLTVILVYVDGFSYKEAAETLEIPVGTVMSRLAVARKAIATQFNDDENQKVSEPKR
- a CDS encoding cytochrome P460 family protein, whose protein sequence is MKRPVLIAGFLLAVSTGLTFTAFAKEKAVPPAPNGIEIPKDYKNWRLIAPSYRTDHGSIRAILGNDIAIEAARAGKTSPWPDGAILAKIVWKERKDEHWEPAIVPGEFIHAEFMIKGAQKYEKTGGWGYARWLGTEQKPYGEDAEFVEECVACHTPVKSRDYVFTTPAIFPK